In the genome of Pungitius pungitius chromosome 5, fPunPun2.1, whole genome shotgun sequence, the window GCCTGGTCCATTGCTATCCGCGCTAGCAAACACAGCGACACGATTTCCGGtaagtattttcaaaataaaagctctatAAAAACTCACTTCATacttaaaaagagaaaatttcCAGAATCAGAATCGGCTTTATATGTTtgcacatacatggaatttgtctCCGGTTACACATTGCTCACAGATATACAACAGAAAACTAAAGAACAGAAAAACTAAGCATAAACATTTACTGATATTTACAATATCAATATGAAGGTACTAGTGGTCCAATATAAAATATGTAGTGAAGATGGAGGTGTCAGGTTAATTGTTCATCAGAGTTATGTCCTGTGGAAAGAACCTGTTGCTGTGTCTGGTGGGTTTGTAGCGCCTACCAGAGGGGAGGAGTTGGAACAGCTTGTGCCCAGGATCTGAAGGGTCTGCAGTGATCTTGCCAGCCCGATTCTTAACTCTGGAGGTGTCCAGGATGGATGGCAGGATGGATGGCAGGCTGGAACCAATAGTTCTCTCTGCAGACAATCCATTGTAGTCTGGCTCTGTCCTGTTTGGTGGCCAATCCaaaccacacagtgatggaagAATAGAGAACAGACTGGATGATGGCGGAGTAGAACAGTATCAGCAGCTCCTGAGGCAAGTGGTACTTTCTGAGCTGGTGCAGGAAATacaacctctgctgggcctttttcCGAATGAAGAGTCGATGTTGGAGCCCCACTTCAGGTCCTGGGAGATTGTGGATCTGAACCTTGCTTGACAGTAGACACAGTGTTGTTGATTATGATGAGGGGGGACAGTGGTGGGGGGCTCTTCCTAAAGTTCACTGTCATCTCCACAGTTTTGAGGTTGttcagctccaggttgttctgaccACACCAGAGGACTAGCTGTTCCAACCTTCCGTCTGTACGCAGACTCGTCACCGTCCCTGATGAGGCCGATGACTGTTGTGCCATCTGCGAACTTTAACAGAGTTTAACAGACGGGTCCCCCGATGTGCAGTGGTTGGTGTagagggagaagagcagtgGGGAGCGCACACATCCCTGGGGGGCGCCAGTGCGGATAGTCCGGGTGCTAGATGTGATTTTCCCCAACCTCACCTGCTGCGTCCTGTCCGTCAGAAAGTTTCTAATCCACTGACTGGAGGCTGGGACGGTGAGCTGGGAGAGTTTGGGTTAAAGTACCtccgggatgatggtgttgaatgctgcgctgaagtccacaaacggAACCCTTTGGGTGTTGCAGTAGATAGTGCAGCCTCATGTTGACTGCATCGTCCACCGACCTGTTTGCACGgtaggcaaactgcagggggtccagcaGGGGCGCCGGCAATGTCCTTCAGCTGGATCAACACCAGTCTCTCAAAGGCTTTCGTGACCACAGATGTCAGGGCGGCGGGTCTGTAGTCGTTTAATCCCTTGATGGAGGATTGCTTGGGAACCGGGATGATCGTGGAGCGCTTGAAGCAGGATGGGACTTCACACAGCCCAAGTGATCGGTCGAAGATCAATGTGAAGATGGGTGCCAGCTCGTCTACACAGACCTTAAGGCAGGAGATGGACACACCGTCTGGACCCGGAGCCTGGTCTTTTGTCTGTGAAAGAGCCAACTCACATCCTCTTCACAGATGCTCAGTGGCGGTGGGGGGCATTTGAGAGAGGTGAGAAGTAGGCACAGAGTGTAGATGATTGATGTTGAGAGTGGTAGTGGGCTTATCAAACCTGCAGTAGAACACATTCAGGCCTTCAGCCAGTTGGTGATTGTcctcgatggggggggggttgtcttggttcaccctgaaccaaaagggtTCCTAGCTACTGACGTTGTacaatgtttgcaaatgtgtgacgaatcgGGTGACTTAGGCAGAcgacatctgccgctgtcggggaaaacaaacactcaTGCGTAgacaaaccagtaggttcaaaaaacagtaggcacgtaacaccagCCACACGGACGAGACGAGACAGCCttcatatatgtatgtgtgtgtgtgtgtggacggacTGACACAGCCCTCCAGGACTGATACCACTCTTATTACTATAACAAAAAGTATTTATGCTGCTATTACTACAACTACCACTATGACTAATAGTATAATGTATGTActttttagcattttttttgtaattaatttCAGCCGCAGCATTttctgtatataaaaaaaatcatttcagctTTATTCTTTCAGCATGCCAACGCATTTtatgcaggaaatgcattttctagttgtatGCCAGTTTCATTATGAAGTAACTATATGCTACAACAGATTTCAAACAGTCTTTTATTTGTctataaataattaaacaaaaaaaaaaaaaagtattattgcAAATtattctttcaaaaaaaaaaaaaaaaaaaaagctttccttataataattaaaaagaatatATGTTGAGCGATTATTGCTCCCATTTGATAAGAATAGGGCGCTGGATAGAAgtatatttaaagtaaattttaaaaatgtaacaattaTGGAAAGGCTTTGGAAATGTTCTAATTTCACAAGTACACTCTACAAGCTATTGTCTTATTGGGGAagtatggatttttttttttttaattccacgAACTCTAGGCTGCATTTTAGGGAGCTTTTGTTGCCAAAAATATTATTGTCCCAAGTTTTAATGATATATAAATCCAAAGTCAACAGCAAAAAGGGACTGAAGCAAAATTCCAGTGCATCTGagggttttctttttactcGGCTGTCTAAGATAACAATTAATATGGTGAGTCTGTGGGCATTATCCAGGCCCCTCCACTTTAAATCCTTCATGGCTTTCTGCCCTTTTTGCGTAGTGATTGTCCTTCTCCAGAGAAGGCGATGAATCTGTTCAGGGCATCATCCTGGGCGGATtaaaagagattttaaaaaaacaatacagtgtAAATACAGCCTAGTTGAATATGTACAACTGTGTGATGAAATCTTTCACATTTCTTACATCATCTACAAATTTCCTGGGCACAGGCCTCGAGTTTCTGATGAAGGTGATCCTGCCAACTTTGAACTCGTAGTTGGGGATGcctctgtaaaaagaaaacattttaaaaaggcttaAGAAGTTGCAGTCAAGACTAAATCACGGCTAGAAGGGTCCAAAgttgagtgatgtcatgtaaaataaagattGAACAGGTGCCACTTGGTGTCCCCATACAGCGAgacacaacaataaaaaaaaaagactcgaGGCAAGCCTATTTAGCAATTTGTCATATGGCCAAACTGTGAATAACATCTGCTCAAAGCAAGCTGAACATGTTATGTTTAATCCCTGCCATTGGATGTGAATTAAATTGTTTGGCTACCACCTGTGTGTCAAGGACTTCACAAACATCCTCATAGCCCGATGTCATTTCCTGCTCTGCTGCTAACGCCTGTATAAGTACAGTGAAGTGGGGCACAGAGATAACCAGATTGCAACAAGGCCACTTCTCCACAATCTATTTACATGGCAAACAGTTGCACTATTAATGCTGTcaatttttacattacatgtcatttggctgacacgtttatccaaagcgacttacagtgcatttttaacccatatTTTTTTGCCCGGGGAGaagttaggggttgggtgtcttgctcagggacacttcaacatgaaACATGGAGCAGCCATGGTTTGAAGGTTCCagcacaccctctctactccacgTGCCAAAGAACCATCTTCTAATTTAGCATCTCCAAGTTACTAGCCATGAACATCTTCAGGGCCGTGTTTTATGTCACCCAAAAATCAATGTTGCAGATATCACGTTGAATAAATCAATCATTATGTTGCAATAATCATGTGTTCTGAATATCACCTTTTAAAGTCACTTGGGTCAAGAGGGGCAGGGCTGGGCTCTATGCCTTTTAGTTTACCATCCAAGCGATTGCCAGAGCCGGTGAAAGCCTGAGAATAGGAGACAGCTGAGAAGTCACATCAGCTCCACATATAGAGCGTTCAGTGCAGTTTTTTGGTTTCCAATCCACAGAAACATATACTCACTCTGAACCCCAGGTCCATGTCGGCGTAACTAGTTGGATCTGCTTCTTCCTCCTGTGAAGAATTGAGTTTTGAAACATGGAGTACAAACTGTACATGAGGCTTCAGCGTTTGTTCCTTACTGTTGGTTCTTCCTGGTGCTGGGGCCGTCGTTCGGGCTCTTTGTAACCCAAAGGGGCATCGAAATCCACCTGAGAAACATAACGGAACACACATCAGAACAATTTACTGTCATCTCTGTTGATGTGGCTGCCCCGCTTTGGAAACCACTGCTTAAGAGGATCTTACGTTCATATCACACTCAATGATGGACACGGCCTTGTCTGGCTTAGTCTCCATTACTCGCAGCTCATATATCTgaaacaataacacacacattagaagtccttttcagaaaaacaaagacatgttAACTATTAGTCCAACACCAATTTCTAATGAGTTCTTTCACCTTTTCGTTGTAGTTGATAGCTACGACGTCACCAGTTGTCAAGCAGGCAAAGTTTCTCAGTGCATTCTCCAGTCTGAAATAAAATGACCACTATCACTTTAgtatatacaaaaaaaagaaatgtgtaaacGGGCCAATGTTATGATCCTCACTAATATTTCTTACACTGCTTTGGGGTTTGTAATGTCCAGAAAGTCAGGGCTCTGTGGCTGGAACTTTGAGTAAGTGGCCACCATAAGGTTAACACTCTCCACTTGGACCAGACCTCCTTCCTCTAGTAGGAGATTCTGCATCATCTGCAGCAAACACAAAAAAGCAAATGTCTTTGCTGCGTTGACAGATACAAAGTGGCTTCAAAATAACCAGAAAACAATTCTGATGTCCAACTGGTTTCTTTTCCTCACCCAGTGTGGCAGGTAGCAGATTCCCTCGTCTGCCACAAACTCCAACACACCACAGTGTGTCATTCTGTCCGAGTTCTTGTTGGTCAGCTTGAACAGCATCGGATAGGTGATGTTCAGTCTGCCTGAACAAGGGAAAAGGACCACAAATGGTAAGATCCACAGAAGGTCGACACAGGACCTTTTagataaaaaagtgttttatttaactTGCACTTACTGAGCTGGTCGAGGGCTGAAGGGGGCATTATTACTAAAAAAGAAACCACTTATTAGATGAGACAACAAATCATGTAAACATCTTTGCTTCAGATTGGAAGTCGTAAAGTAAACAGTAAAGTTTTTATTACTAAAAAAGCTAAAACTAAAACAGACGGGATCTTTGGAGTTATGGTCCCTGAGAGAGCGATTTTAAGCAGGGATTCCTGTGCCAATGAGAAGGTCCTGGAATAGAGAATGTCCCATGTCTACGGAGTGTAAAGAAgccctttgaggcaaatttATGATTTGGGGCTCTAACAGGCTAGCAAAAACAGTATTTttaagagaggagagaaattgTGCATTCCTCGGTTTTACTTAACTTCTTTGTAGTGTGTTTTAGTAATTCCTACCTCTTTTGGAATTATTACAACATCAATCCTGTTTTTCTTCATGCATTTGTCGAAAATAAATTGTACATCATCGTTATTACTTCCATTCAGTTAGTTCTTGTCATGTACCAATAGCAGATTAAACAGAACTCAAAAGCattatatatttacaaaaaacacacgtTTACAATTACATATTAAAAGTTGTTTACAGGAAGTGTATTTAGTATATTAAGTATATTGGGTGTGAGGGGCACATAGTGATGACAATCATACTTActtttccctcctttctccACGTCGGAGCGGTCGTTGGGACCTGCCAGCATTGAAACGGAGTAGCAGCGGTACTGAGTGGAGAATCGGTTCTGAAACCCGCGAGACATCGGGTGGTCGAATACGTGGaaggaaaactgaaaaaaacagataCTATTAAAATGACAGAGGTGTTTGCGATGATTTTACGTGAGTTGGTAAAAATTCACCGACAATCGTGACAGAGCAGCTTTCTGCTGATGTGTTATTGTTGGTTGCTCgtcagctagctaacgttagctaacctgCTCCAAGTACGATTTGTTTCGATATAACATAGAATATATCAATGGCGTTGAGCCAAACGAGAGAGTCACTCACCATGTCGACAGTGTTGGTCTTTGGTTGTCAAACGGCTTTcgggtttcttcctttttcaaaGTATTAGCCTATGAGCTGTTAGTCTCCAATGTTGTTTTCCGCTTCTTCCGGAAGTGTACGAGTAGGAAATGACGACAAGAGAGAACTGAGCCAATCACAGAAGCCCACTGAAACAACAGCTTTctagtttttaattaaaggattCCTTCAAATTTACAGAAAATTCAGTATTTTGAGATTAAAGAAATGTCCATTTAGCCCCcgtaatataaaaaatgtatgacTATTTTATATTGTTATAGGTTACTCAAAATACCGCACATCATCCAAGGCAAATAAGATGTATTTAAGAGTTGAAATACACAAAGCAGTCTGAGGCATCTTGACTTTTAGGTTCATTCGGAAGTGGTTTGACAACGTCTACCTGATTAGAAATTAAACTCAGAAGTGCTCGATGCCCGAAACGTTTCAGAGTTAGTTTTGAGGTGCCACGTGATTAATATTGCAGAAGTTCCATTTTAATATTGATGTTTCTTTTGACTTAATTCTAAATTCTTGTGTTAAGAGTTTATTAAACTGATGGTTCCCAAAGTCATGCATACATTTTAAGCAAAAAGGCCGAAGACTATTGCTATCCGACATGGCTTCCAGGTGAACAAAAGTGTCTGTACATTGTTCAGGCCAATTGCCATAATTATTATCAAATGCTGACTATTATCAGCGCTAATGCGTTTGTTCTCATATGTTCCCTGCACAATTGATGCTTTTCGTGCTTGGTAAACAGTCACttatgtgtgcagagctgctCCTTTATACACTGcctggccaaaaaaaaagtcacactcTATTTCATTGGATTGCCTTTAGCTTTGATCACAGCACGCATTTGCTGTGGCATTGTTTCGATAAATCTTGTGAAATTGCAGAAGGTTATTTCCATCCAGTGTTGCATTCATTTCTCACAAAGTTCTTGTATTGATGAAAGTGGAGTCTGACTGCTGCGCAAAGCCTTTTCCAGCACATCCCAAAGATTCTCAATGGGGTTAAGGTCTGGACTCTGTGGTGGCCAATCCATGTGGGAAAATGATGTCTCATGCTCACTGAAACAATTTTTCACAATTTGAGCCCGATGAATCCTGGCATTGTCATCTTGGAATATGCCCGTGCTATCAGGAAAAAAATCCATTGATAGAATAACCTGGTCTTTCAGTATATTCAGGTAGTCAGCTGACCTCATTCTTTGAGCACATACTGTTGCTGAACCTAGACCTGACCAACTGCTACAACCCCAGATCATAGCACTGCCACTACAGGTTTGTAAAGTAGGCACTAGGCATGATGGGTGCATCACTTCATCTGCCTCTCTTCTTACCCTGATAGGCCCATCTCCTTAGATGTTTCTCTGCTTGATGCATGCCAATGATTTGACCCTTCTCAACCAACCTGACATCTTTTCCACAACCACGGGACGTGTCTTTCAACATGGTTGTTTAACTGCCATAACTTGGCAACAAGTTATTTATTTAGCTGAAAGATAATCACCCATGCAGTAATTATCCAATAGGAGGCTCATACTGATCCCTGATTCCGAATACCCATTTGCTTAGTTAAATCCATGTGGCGACTTTTTTTGGCCAGGGCAGTGTGTTTACCAACATGGCAACATGAATACAACACACCAGATCCTTAGTTAATGCATAACAGTTTTTAATGAATCTTACAAAGACCAAATCTTAAACTGACAGCAGCACACTGATAACAACCTAAAAGTCATTATACAGAGTATCAAATACAAAACAGAGAGAAGGCAGTGTTGTGGAATTGTCGCTGCAACATTGagagaacatttaaaacatctgAAGATGTCCTCTGATGATCAGGAAGGTTTTAACAAATTTTTGTTGATGGAATTTTGTGCCTTCTTTTTAGATGTGCGTCTTCATATCGGGGGCCAACTTTTGGCTACTTCTTGATGCAAGGCTTCAGGTAACCATTGACAGTATGCAGACAACAGAACtgtaggaggagaaaaaaaaaacaatataacaaGATGAAAATGTCAAGACGGCAAGTCAAATTAGAGCAGAGAGCCATACGAATCTAATGGAATCCTCACATTTATCTTCCGTTTTccagacagagaggagagcatCTCGGCTGGCAACCCTCTTTGACACCAGGACTTCGAGCAAAGCCTCCGTCCTCGGCTGCAGCCTAAAGCAGCAGAGACGCAGCATTAAGACAAAGGCTCATCCTTAACAGAAGTTCATTTGTAGTTTGAGAGTCGCCTCAGGGAAGATAGAACAGACTTACTTTGCCCACGTTTTCAACATGATGGAGGGGTTTGACAGAAGATGGCTGCAGTGTTTCATTAGCTTGGGACAAACCTGAGGACCAGACAAAGCAAAGATTGCAGTCCTTGTGAGGTTTGCTCAGCTACAGCAGAATATAATTGTACCAAGGAGGGAAAAGGgacaatattacattacatccaATACATCTAAAGATCATACATGTATTACATTTACTCAAGATAGACCCTTTGAAAGAGTTTCATGGAATAAAGagtattttttaacatttgtttgtttttaacgcTGTATATTTTATAGGGCTTTccatagataaaaaaaaaattaacagatTAATCGGATATATTGAAATATAGATGTAAGTAACCTGGGAGCAAGCTTAGCAGTGCAAGTGTTCCGTTGCCAATCATCCCTCTTCGgtttgacacatggaggaattcctTTGCAGttctctgctttgttttacttccaatgcaaaatgctctctccatcttcaactacaGTCTTGCTCGGTCTAACCAACTGCTGCCATCGGCAGTTTCATTTCCCgggtcaactttgtttacttccgggaCACCGGAAAAACAGTTAGTTGCGTTAAAatattaatctcggccacattaaatCGGGTAGATTAACGTGTTAATGTTGACAGCCTTAATATTTCACTAAGAGGAACGTTTCTAGCAGTGATCAGAACTGGACAGTGTTTAGGTTCAATCTTTAATGCCTATCTGCAAATTTAGTGAAGACCAAACAGAGATAATAAAACCTGGAGCAGTACCTGTCCCTCAAGCAAAAATCTTGCAAACAGTTTGTAACGGGTGATGTCGTCTGGATATTCCATCTCCACCGCCGGCAGCGGCCACGCAACACGAACTGCAATagaaacacaatcacacaggCATAAGCAGAGACGCACAAAAGACCAGAACGCTGCTCAGCTGTGGAGAAACCTACAGAAGGTGCTTGGGCGGAGACATCTGATGGTGCCGGTGGATGTACAGAACCACGGCGAAGGCGAATCCAGAGGGGAACCCGAATGACAATACTGGGGCAAGAGCTTGGGGATCCACTCAGCTTCCACTGCTGACACGCCTGATGGACACAGAGGGGAGGGAATTTCACTAGCTGAAACCACCTGCAAGCAACTATAGACGATACAATAAGACAAACTTTGTTATCCTGAAACTTGGCTGTTCAGAAAGTGTGCATTTTTGAGAAAATCTTCAGAAGGTACACACAACATGAAAATTTGCAAATGATTGTCCCTTGATCAATAATATGCAGTATGGAAGTCTGTTACAAGTTGTGAAATTATGGAAAACTTGTAAGCTGTCTTTTACGCAGTCCTGTGAAGCAATGAGaacatttgctttgctttgtgtttaACAGGGGTTTTACAGTCTGACATCCAATCTTAGTGACTCAATTCACCTTTAACTTTCTACTGCACATCTGAAAAGCATTTGTTAGGATCCTCACAGAAAATTCAATGTTCAAATCAAGCACCCCAGTGACAACACCCGGCTGTTGATCAAAGCTCATTTACCTCTCATGTACATCTTGGTGGTCTCCATGATTTCCTGGTAGACTATGAACTCTGGCATGGTTCTGAACAGGGCCGAGCTGGGATGAATGAACACCACGTCGTCCAGCAGAGTAGTCTGTGAACAAAAGCTCAAGATCAGACAATGATCAGTCTATACCGTTCTTTAATCGCGACTATAACGTGCCTTGTATCCATTCTTCCATTTGGGGTCCAGTGTATCTTCTGTCTGTACGCGCCTTGCTAGATGGTCTCCCAGTCCGGCAAGCACAATCTGCCGCAGGCAGATCACCTGATGCTCGGTCGGCGGAGCCATCTTGGGATTCACAAATAGTCCCACCTCTGGACAAACTGCATTCACTGGGATAACAGAGAAtgcaataattaatttaa includes:
- the ufd1l gene encoding ubiquitin recognition factor in ER-associated degradation protein 1, whose protein sequence is MFSFHVFDHPMSRGFQNRFSTQYRCYSVSMLAGPNDRSDVEKGGKIIMPPSALDQLSRLNITYPMLFKLTNKNSDRMTHCGVLEFVADEGICYLPHWMMQNLLLEEGGLVQVESVNLMVATYSKFQPQSPDFLDITNPKAVLENALRNFACLTTGDVVAINYNEKIYELRVMETKPDKAVSIIECDMNVDFDAPLGYKEPERRPQHQEEPTEEEADPTSYADMDLGFRAFTGSGNRLDGKLKGIEPSPAPLDPSDFKRGIPNYEFKVGRITFIRNSRPVPRKFVDDDDALNRFIAFSGEGQSLRKKGRKP